Part of the Pseudomonas chlororaphis genome, CGCCCTGGGCCAGCGCTTGCAGGCTCGGCAGCAAGTCCTGCAGGTGACCGATGTTGGCCTTGAGTTGCTGCGCCCAACCCTCGAGCACCTGGCTCAAGCGCACCGGCACGGCATCCATCAGGTGGGTACGGCCGGTCTTGATGAACGGGTGGACCTGCACGGCCTTGTGCTCGATCACCTGCACCAGGTGCAGCAACGCCGGCAGCAATTGTTCATGCAGGGCCAGCGCGGCGCTGACATGAATGCTGGTTGGAATGATGTCGTTGCTGCTCTGGCCGCAATTGACGTGGTCGTTGGGGTTGATCGGCTCGCCCAGCAACCGGCTGGCGAGGGTGGCGAGCACTTCGTTGGCGTTCATGTTGGAGCTGGTGCCGGAGCCGGTCTGGAAGATGTCCACCGGGAAATGCGCCATGAAGTCGTCTTCGAGCAAACCCTGGGTGGCCTCCACGATCGCCTTGCCCTGGGCCGCGCTGATCTGCCCCAGCTCGACATTGGCCCGGGCGGCGGCGGCCTTGGCCAGGATCAGCGCGCGAATGAATTGCGCGGGCATGCGCTGGCCGCTGATGGGGAAGTTATCCACCGCACGCTGGGTCTGCGCACCGTAGAGGGCCGCCTCCGGGACCTGAAGCTCGCCCATGCTGTCGCGTTCGATACGGGTATTACTCATCGGAAGATCCTTGCACCAGTTCAATAAGAGGGATCGACGGCTCCAGGGCGCAGGTCGCCAGCGCCCAGGCATGCGCCTGCCAACGCTTCAGGCGGCAGCCGCACAGGGATTGTCGTTCGAGGTCACGCAGGGGGCGCCACGCCTGGTCGAGGCAGAGGGTTCGCCAGTGCCAGGGCAACGCGACATCCGAAGCGGTGTCGAGCAGCAGGCGGAATGCGGTTTCGCCAATCATCCATGGCGAAGTGACGGTGCAGCAGGCCAGGTAACGACCTTCGGCCAGGTAGTGCTCGATGAGCCGCGGCTCGTCCGGGTCCATTGCGCAACGGATCTGGCGACTCATCCAGCGCCAGCTTTCGAGGTAGGGTGGCTCGTGCAGTGCAGAACTCATGACCGGGCTCATTCGGAAAATGAGATTAATTATTAAATGATAATCAAACTCAACACAAGAGAAGTTCACGGACATAAAAAAAGCGCGTCCCCCCCGTCAGGGAGAACGCGCCTTTTTCATTGCGTTGGCGATCAGCTGCCCGCCACCATCATTCGTTCGATCAGCACCGAACCGGTGCGGATATTACTGCGCAGCTCCAAATCATTACCCACGGCGACAATCTGCTTGAACATGTCACGCAGGTTGCCGGCAATGGTCACCTCCTGGACCGGGAACTGGATCTCGCCGTTCTCGACCCAGAAACCCGCCGCGCCGCGCGAGTAATCACCGGTCACCATGTTCAGGCCATGGCCCATCAGTTCGGTCACCAGCAAGCCGCGGCCCATCCGCCGCAGCAACGCCGCCTGGTCTTCCTCGCCGTGGGTCACGAACAGGTTATGCACGCCACCCGCGTTGGCGGTGCTCGGCATGCCGAGCTTGCGGCCCGAATAGGTGCCGAGGATGTAGGACACCAGTTCACCGTTCTCCACGAACGGCTTGGCATAGGTCGCCAGGCCATCGCCGTCGAACGCGGAACTGCCCATGGCCTGCATCAGGTGTGGGCGTTCATCGATGGTCATCCATTCCGGGAACAGTTTCTGGCCCAGGGCGCCCTCGAGGAACGACGACTTGCGGTACAGGTTGCCGCCGGACACCGCCGACAGGAAGCTGCCGAACAGCCCACCGGCCAGCTCGGCGGAAAACAGCACCGGCACTTCGCAGGTGGGGACCGGCCGTGCGCCGAGACGGCTGGCCGCCCGCTGCGCGGCTTTCTGGCCGATGCTCAGCGGGTCCGCCAGCAATGTGCCTTGGCGGTTCACGTCGTACCAGTAATCGCGCTGCATCTGGCCGTTCGCCTCGGCGATCATGACGCAACTGAGGCTGTGACGCGTCGAGGCATAGCCGCCGATGAAGCCGTGGCTGTTGCCATAGACCCGGCACCCCTGGTGGGTATTGAGCGTCGTGCCGTCGGCGTTCTTGATTCGCGCGTCGGCATCGAACGCCGCCGCTTCGCAGCGCAGCGCCTGCTCGATGGCTTGTTCGGGCGTGATGTCCCAGGCGTGGAACAGGTCGAAGTCGCGCGCCTCCTTGCACATCAGCGCGGCGTCGGCCAGCCCCGAGGCTTCATCTTCGGACGTGTGCTTGGCAATCGCCAGTGCAGCGGCGACGGTTTCGCGAATGGCGTCCGGGCCGCTGGCCGAGGTGCTGGCCGAACCCTTGCGCTGGCCGACGTACAACGTGATGCCAAAACCCTGGTCGCGATTGAACTCGACGGTTTCTACCTCGCGCTGGCGTACCGACGTCGACAAGCCCTGCTCCAGCGACACCGCCACTTCACACGCGCTGGCACCCTGGCGCTTGGCCTCGGCGAGGATCTGCTCGACCTGCTCCTGCAGTGCCGGCAATGCTTGCGGGCCGACGCTCTGAACTGCACTCATTGGTTTTCTCCATCAAATTCGGCTTTCGGTTAGGCCTTCGAGCGACCGGGCCGGACAAGCGGCCCCCGACTGGTTATCATGGCGGCGTTTCTTTGCGGACTGCCACCATGGTTGATTCTTACGACGATGCCCTCTACGGGGGCGAAAAAAGCAAATCCCAGGTCAAACGCGAGCTGCATGCTCTGGTTGACCTCGGCGAGCGCCTGACAACACTCAAGCCTGACTTGCTGGCCAAACTGCCCCTGACCGACGCCTTGCGCCGGGCCCTGGCCGATGCGCCCAAGCACACCGCGAACATCGCGCGTAAACGGCACCTGCAATTCATCGGCAAACTGATGCGCGACCAGGACACTGACGCCATCCTGGTGCTGCTCGATCAACTCGATGCTTCCACCCGGCAATACAACGAACGTTTCCACAACCTGGAGCGCTGGCGCGATCGCTTGATCGCAGG contains:
- a CDS encoding FagA protein yields the protein MSSALHEPPYLESWRWMSRQIRCAMDPDEPRLIEHYLAEGRYLACCTVTSPWMIGETAFRLLLDTASDVALPWHWRTLCLDQAWRPLRDLERQSLCGCRLKRWQAHAWALATCALEPSIPLIELVQGSSDE
- the pmbA gene encoding peptidase PmbA (protease involved in proteolytic processing of the antibiotic Microcin B17 and in sensitivity to the DNA gyrase inhibitor LetD); this encodes MSAVQSVGPQALPALQEQVEQILAEAKRQGASACEVAVSLEQGLSTSVRQREVETVEFNRDQGFGITLYVGQRKGSASTSASGPDAIRETVAAALAIAKHTSEDEASGLADAALMCKEARDFDLFHAWDITPEQAIEQALRCEAAAFDADARIKNADGTTLNTHQGCRVYGNSHGFIGGYASTRHSLSCVMIAEANGQMQRDYWYDVNRQGTLLADPLSIGQKAAQRAASRLGARPVPTCEVPVLFSAELAGGLFGSFLSAVSGGNLYRKSSFLEGALGQKLFPEWMTIDERPHLMQAMGSSAFDGDGLATYAKPFVENGELVSYILGTYSGRKLGMPSTANAGGVHNLFVTHGEEDQAALLRRMGRGLLVTELMGHGLNMVTGDYSRGAAGFWVENGEIQFPVQEVTIAGNLRDMFKQIVAVGNDLELRSNIRTGSVLIERMMVAGS